The sequence below is a genomic window from Corvus hawaiiensis isolate bCorHaw1 chromosome 17, bCorHaw1.pri.cur, whole genome shotgun sequence.
GAGTGTGGTTTTCCTTTTGCCAgcctgggggtgccagggccagTCCTACCTCAAAGGACATTTTCATCAGCCTACAAGGAGAAAAATCCACTCTTCTGTTTCCTTACCAGAATTTTGGCTGTGACAGCACCATCCATAAGGAGACCTGTTAAGAGCGAGGTGGCAGCACGTAGGTCACTAGTGGGGAATGTTACCCTGGGCCAAGCCACATTCAGAATCGTTTGGAGAGTTTAATCATCCTCTCTCTCATCTCCCTAATGCTGTTTGCAGCACCACTAAAGAAAGGTGCTCAGATGATGAACTGGATGACCTCAACCATTGTGACAGACACAGGTCAGCATTGCAGAATGACTCCCACTGCATCATGCAGCCAGTGGCTGAACAAAAGCTAGAAGGGTTCAATGAAAAAGGTTTTGCTAAGCTGTTCTCTTTAAATAGACATTTGCCatctttctgtggttttttgaaaagctgtttCAGCCCAGTGAAAGTGTTTCTGAAATGCTACATACTCATGTTTGAAGTCTGACAATGTTCCACAAATGTAGATGTTCTTCTTTACAATTATATAGATACTGTTCCATAAATTAAACATTAATGCCTAAACAACCAACTGCTGTCTGCAACCCTGCTGCTACAGACCAAGAATGAACATTACTTACGAAAAGGAGACCTCCAAGGAAAAGAGTCAGGTATCTGGAGAAAGCAATTACCTGTCAGTAAGTGATACCTGACTCCATATAAATCCCACTGTTATAGCAGGAGCATGGCAGACAGCTGtccttccaaagaaaaaaaggttgtaAAGATTATATTTGAACTCCAGTTTAGTCATTTGAGAATAGTTTGAGCTGCTGCATTATCTCTGCCCTTTACTGAGTGCAATAATCATGGCATATTCTAAACAAAATTAGTCTCCCTTTGCTGTACATCATTAGTGAGCTGCATTTTATAGGCAAGGAAAGGAAGGTGATTGAACCAGCTGGCAGTGGCTCAGAAAAGGACATTTGAGCTTACACCTTTCTGGGAGATGGCACAACTGTGAGGAAGTACCTTGAGAAGGGTTGAAGAAAATCCATTACTTGAGTTTTATTTCATAGTGTTCCCAGGAGCTGAACATTATCCCTCTCCTTGTCTGGTCCAGCAAACTGACGATCTGCATTTGAGAAAACATCAACGACAGACGGCATTCCCTATCAAACTACAGAGCATTTGTTAATACACCCCCAAGAAGGAGAGGCTTAGCTGACCTGGGTATTTACCATGCAGTTTCCAGCATTTTTCTGTTCCTACAACAAACTCGTTGTTGGATCTCAGCATATCCACACCTCACAAGTATAAAGCAGTTACTGCCTGCACAAGACACCCTGGGCAGCAAAGGGTAAActttccctgtgcccagggaagAGCATTACCTTAATCTCTTATCTAGGCCTGCTTTTCAGTGGCACTTGATACAGGAGCTATACCAAACACTTCCTTGAATACATAAAGCCGGGGATTGGGTTACACACGATTCAAGATCTGTGCCACCAGTAAGACAAAAGCTCCTATATTACCTGGCACGCGCCTGCTAAATTATTGAAGTGTCCCTTGAAACTGAATGTATTCACTGGATAATTAGTCAACAGAAGAAAACGGCCTCTCTTTACAAAGCTAATGTTGACAGGTATTGTGTCTCTTAGGCACTGTAACAAACAGCATTTGCAGAACTGATGCAACACAAACATTTGGAATTGCTCTGTCCATGCACAAGTGTTCCCAAGGTACATAGTCCCCTTTGTGGTGCTGCCTCAGTCTCACATTACCTTACAACCAAGTCCTAAAAATGTGAATTACTTTTACCAAATGTAGCACCATCCCCATTTCAGAAGCAGGTAAATGGTGCAAGCACATGGAAGTTTGCTTTGCATCTGAGGAAGGAGTGAGATCAAAGTGGCACAGGTACCAGCCCCACTCCTCTCATTCTGCATCAAGTGAGACCTACCTGGGGCTGTGCAGTCACTGCCCCCTCAGCTCACACTGCTTGTAGCTGATGTCCCCGTGTGCCACTCCAGAGGCTCTGCTCTCAGGGGCTTGTTCCCTGCTGCAAGTTCTTGGGATCACAGGCTGCTCCATGTGCACACGGGACACGCTGCACAATGGCAGTCCCAGCACGTCTGCTGACAGCACCACAgccagccagtgctgctccGTTTATTCTGACCTGGCAAGGgaagaacagcagcagtttcCACTTATGGGATGGCTGTGCTGTTGCTGAGAGCAGGATGGGCCTTGCACTGCTGTGTATAAACCTAAGCTTACCTGGAAATACAAATAGATGGCTTCCAGCTGTTTGAACACCAGCTGCGGGATGAAATACAGTTCTACCAACTCCAGCTCACAGCCCGAGGTGTGCAAAGACAACATTCTGTCAGTGCAGATATTactgggcttttttcttttgaattacACCTGTCACACCTGACACTAAGGGGACAGATGGGCTCTTTCAGGGGTCTTTGGCAGAATAAAGAGCACTAAATTGTAGTTACAATCAAGGTTTCCTCAGCAGGATATTCTCATTAGCATAGCACAGAATTTATGATTAGTATGGCACAGGATTTCTACAAGTAGCAACAATATGGTACAATTTATAAGTAGCATAATACAGAATTTATAACATAATTTCTTGTAGCCTGGACCCTCCGCAGGTCTGAGGATCTTAATACATGGTTTAGTGTATCAATGTAGCAATCATAATACAGACTTGGAAATCATGCCACAGAATGAGTCACTGAGTCCTGAGGAAGCAGAGGACAGTGGAGGCATCTGTGGCCATGAGAGGTCACAGGTCACTGTCCAGCAGCAGTTTGGGCCCCTGTTCTCCACTGAGGATTTCTAACTCCATAATTTTATAGACAGAGCCCTGGGTGCTGTTACACTTCCCTGTCTGTGATGGGCTCATCAGCAGCACTGGGCTGGCTGGGAGCCTGCCACCTTCAAGGCTAGCAAGGTTTCAGCCTGAAGCCCAGGAATCTTGAGGccagcagcaaagggaagaagaaacatGTTTGGTTGACTTGGTTCAGAGCACCTTCAGGGCCTGGACGGTGAGAGAAGGGGAACAAATACATGACCTGCTTGGTCAGACGTCTCTCTGAGGAGCTAAAGGAATGTCTCAGAGTTTGTTCTAAAACTTGGTTTATGTTTATGGATACCAGGTACACTCCTGAAAAACTCAgaattagaaattatttctatCTTCTTCTGTTCTCTGAGTATTTTAGGATAACTTGCAAATAACTGTACCCTGTATTCCAGCAGACGTGCTATAGCACTGCAGCTCCGTGCAGAACTCCAGCGgccccagctgcagggaaagctctgCTCAGGAGCCATCAGCACTGCCCTCGCCTGGCACCACAGCAGAGTTACAGCAACGGCCTCAAACTGCAGCATTCTGTGCATCCTGCAATTGCCGGGGGAGAGAAAGTTATCGGGGAATTGTTCCTGCTCTGAATTTGTTCCAGTCATTATtgtgtgctgcagctccagatGATGATCATCACCTGGCTGGTAAAGCTGAACAACTCTGGGGAAATGCTTTACATGGAGCATCAAAGATTTTTGAAATTAAGTCAGTCTTACCCAAATGACTGCAAATGACACATAGCCAATCTGAAGACTTAAAAATTAACAGGCATTTCACTTTTCCCAGGTTaatctctgcaaaaagcaaacaaattagAAATCAGGGATTTCTATCATTTCAAAGGCCGGGTAGTGTAAAACCTCATGATAGTGATTTGACACAATTCCTCATCGTGGGCAGTTGCTCAGACACCTCATCTGCAAACAGCACTTCTTCACCATTAAACTGAGCCAGGCCTAAGCAACAGTTTTATTGAAATATCCCACATATACCTAATCCCAGCTCGATGTCAAATCCACACCTCTCTGGAGAACAAGTCAATGACCAGTTTTCTTGGCCTAGGAGCTAAGCTGGAGTACTCACTAATTCAGGATTGCATTTCCTGTGACAGATGGTAAATCAATATTCTGCCTGCCTGCCATTGTGCAAACATGTCTTGTTTCATCTGTGAAAGGCTTTAGCAGACAACCTTTGCCAATTATTTCgttttctgaaatacatttcattAAACCAATGTGCAAAACCACTGACAcgtgagagcagcagcaggaaactcATCTGAAAATGTTGTAAAATGTTCCAATTTTGAGGGTTTAACTGGGCTGCTCTTTATGCCAAAGATTATTTTCCTGCAATAAAACACACTGACAGCAAACTTTCTGAAAACTAAAGAAGTTATTTTATAAATCAAGCATTCCTATGGTTAGCTTTGGGTACATTAGAGCCTTACATTCTTCAGTTTTTTTGGACAAGGTTACTGCCATAGAAAAGCAAGTTAATACATCTCCAGAAATGCACTAATACGTTAAAGGGTGTGAATAAACTCTCACTTATTTTTGATGCTTGAAGGGATACAGCTGTGTGTACTTTATAACAGAACCTCACAATAGTTCCAGAGAAGAGTAAATTGCCAATGTGTTCTCTTAACTTGGGTAATGGAAAACAATTCAGTTCAAAGCCTGACTCTCCTCCCAGCTGAACACATGTAATGGGCACAGCAACATAATGGAAACTATGTTCTTCTAAAATTAGTCTGAACAAGTAGCAAGTGATGACTAAATAATTCTGAAGCCTCACTGACAAAGAAATTGAGTCCAGCAGAATAAGTACTCAACATATTAACACACAGTGAGTTATGAAACAACTCACCAGTGCTGGCCTCAGTGTCCACTCAAGTAGGTGCAACTCCATGGGATCCCAGAGAAATGTACCTGCTGAACTCACCTATTTTCTCTCATTCACATTGTTAAGCATTTAAACAAAATGAGATTTATTAAAGCAAGAAACAATGACACATTCCATTCCTCCCTGTTTACACCAGTGGGAGTTCTGCACACATCAGTGATCACATATACTTCATCTTGAGCCTGCAGTTGCTTGGTGGCATTCAGTTGACTGGGAAGTCTGGAAAAATGTGCTAACAACCAAAGATTGCTGCATAACAATCACAACCTTAGGGAAAAAAGTCAACAGAAACCAAAGAGATGTTTGAGAAAATGACCAGCTACCAATATAAGAGCTGGGAACTCTTTCTTaccttaaagaaaacaaatagtGCATGAACATGAAAGCTCAAACTATGTAAAACAGAggtagcaggaaaaaaaaactatcttgagaaataaaacagaaaaagatcaTCCCTCAACAAGGAGAGTTGGATGTATTTCAAGGACTTTCCTCTATACCAACAAGAAATACCCATCCAGCAAAAAACTGATGAACACAGGGAAGAGTCTGGAGTGAAAAGACAGTGGCTGCAGAGAGTTTGAAGAGTCTATGATTCATTTGTACTCACGTTGTCAGGTATTTGGCTGCAGAAATAGCAATGAACTGATTTCAGTCTCACAAAACAAAAGGTTTCTCACACCAGTTCTCCCAATTCTTCGAGGCAAACCCACAGGAATAATTCATAGTGAAACAGCAGTTGGAAAATGCACTGGATTCCCAGCTgaagcagctggaggaaaaggacTTTCATTAAATGTCTCTGAATTACAGTAAAAGGACTTTTAAAAGTGAAGCACATTACCTTGCCCACATTATTATAACAGAACTTTTGAATATAAAAAAGCATTTAGTAAAAACTTTATTTGAAATGTAGCATGAATCCGTAACCATCAGCATTAAACCATAACAGTTTTACAGAGAATTTGTACAATATGACATGTACTTCTACACATGCTCCCCCCATCGCCTTTTTATTCAGTCATTATCAAACAAACAATAGTTAGACAGGAATAATAAGCATTCACttccaaaaagaaaactttggCATGTATACAACTGGCTAGTTAAAAGTAAACAGTGGTAGATTCAAGTCAGAAAGAGACCCACTCGTTTTGTTTCACAGCATTTTTGATCGGGATGAAGCTCCCCAGCACTACTTTCTAGTTAATacaaaaatgagtatttttttcagttgtgaaCACCCTGTTACAGGACAAAACCATGTTAAGAGAGATGTAAAAAACTCAACTTTTAAATCTAAAAGGTGTCAACTTCAAAGCAGTTTAGGTCAAAGGGATTTTGCACACATTGGTTTGGTcataaataaaacctttaaaGGTTTGCTCGTGCCCCTGAACTCTGTGTCACTGAGCTATTTCACCACTTGGCACCATTGCAACTTCTCCTTTGAATTAGAAAAAGCAGTTTGCTCAAAAGTCATGTCCGCTGCAGGAGTGTCAGAAAAATCTAAAGTTTGCACTGGGCCCATCTTCTGTCTTGagtttctgtcactgctgttgGCCCCACCTTCCTAGTCATCtacaaaagaagggaaaaactcTTTGCAAGGCATTTCTTCCTGGCATACAGCAGACAATGCTTCCATTTCAAAAACCAGAAAGCAGTGAAAGAACCCTGAATTATTAATAACGAAAACAAGCCTCCTTTGAGAAGAATTACTGGTGATTCTCCAAGTACTtacaaaaaatacagtatttataCAACTTCTCCAGAACTATTATCATTAACATATTTTAATGTAGTACTAACAAAATAAACCCATAGATACAAATGGTTGCACTTCAAAGCAGGAATATCTACCCCAGTTGTTGCTTTTGCTGCAATTTCATTATTGCTGTGGAACAGAGAGTGGTTAAGTCATGTCAATACGAGCCTCTCTTTCTTATACACATCAGAGGATCTaatttggaaaatgctctcCAGCAAGTCAGAATACATTTAGTGTAATTTTTACAGTTCCTGCTAAAAGTTTGTGATCCAAACTTGAATAAACCATGGTGCAACAGGGCACAAATGGCAGAAGAGCAGAACAAGCAGAGGAGCTTGAGTCAGACTCGCTACTTCTTATTCCTGGGCTTCAGCTCCTCTGCCGCATTTCGCAGAAAAATGTAGTTTTTCTTTTGTGGATTATAGAATTCATGAccctaaagagaaaaataatctaCATTTAATCTCTTCAAATAAGAAATATCAGCATTATGTAAAATGTAAGAATATAAATATTCCATTGGTTTGGTTTATTAAGATTGAAAGCATTTAAGACCAGATATTGGACCACACTGGTGGATTAGAAACAGCTCAGTTTAACAAGCAATTACAAGAACTATACATAAAGTAAAATTTAGGACTTCTATCCATTTTTCaagtacaaaatatttttagtaaaaaaaaaataaccatatATCTCTAGGTTCTACTCTACAGATGCAGCCTAAGGACTCAAcatgatttcttttaaatgtcattttatgCAGAGAAGAAACTAAACCTTTAATGGCCCACCCAGCTTCACTTTATATTTTCTATCTTTTAAATGACGTAAGGTCACATTTTTTCAAAGTGAAGCCCAAGTTCTACAGGCAACTGCAGAGCTTTCTGTTCCCCAACTGCAGATGCAAATGTGCTGTTTTGCATAATCATATAATTTGCATACACATTACCAAATTAATAGCCAAATATCCAAATCAGGGAGAGCAAACACTAATAAAGCTACTGAAGCCCAACATGCAAGTTGGAAATTACCAACGCTATGGACAAGAAATGGTTCTGAGAAGGAACTTACTTAGTACTTAGCACCTACTGATTTTACTACTTAATACTGGTTTACAGATCTGAAAGATACCACTGCAGTCTACCCAAGCATCAgaactgcagaattcacctGCTCTGGCACCAACAAATAAGACTGAATACAATGCAGTGAATTTTGCTCTTTATGACAGGCAGTCGAGTTAATCTATGTGATTTCTGCATTCATTTCACTCAAAACCACAAGGAACATTATCCTCCAAGCACCATGAAAATTAGTTACATTTCAAGCTTGCTGGCCCTCTCTTAAACTATTAGGAAGTATTAATTTTCCACAGATTATGGtttgctgtgtttctgctgcATCTGTATTGTTAAGTCTGGAAGACAAATACATAATTAAGCACCATCAAAAAGCCTCACTGAGTGGCAGTGAAAATGTAATACAGGGCATTCAAACACTGGGGGTGCTTCTAGTCAGTCACAGCTTTATttcctgcacaggcagcagagatgTGCATTTCACAAGCTCTGTGGGAAGCTGTTAGGGTGCCACACTGCTCTGCGACACTGCCCATGGCACAACGTGTGTGAGCAACCACAGCAGCCTCTGAATCAGGGAATTTACATTTTGCTCATCCACATTTGCAAACCAGCACTGTTTAGCAATCTTGTCCAGCTGAAGATGAAACACCACAAATTCACAGCTTCAGTGCTAAACTTCATCAGGTGGCCAAAATGGCCATTCTAAATTTTCTTAGGAATCAGAAAGACTCAGCTACTATTTataaagaacaggaaaagcTCCACAAGAAAAAGAGTTTTAGTTATTAACTGCAAATATGAACGTGAGTCTAAACCTTTCTTACCTTTGACCAATCATAGCTGGAAGCATAAGCAAATATATTGCCATTGTGGTTGAAACAACAAGCAGATATTGGCTGGTCCAGTTGCTCTGAGGTTTTTAGCTTTGTCCGTGCATCTTTATCCCAAAAGCTGAATCTCCCATCAGACCCTACTGTGGCCAGAGTACCATGGACAGGGTGGAATGCTATCCCATTGACCTGCAGAACCATACAAAACACCAtgtaaaaaaccacacacagcaACAGGTGATAGGAACACTCACAGCAGATGTCCTGAAGCCTGCAAGAGTAAATACACAAAACTTCTACTGGATTAGTAGTACaactcttaatttttaaaaatattttcagatatatttttggagaaaagacccaaaaaacaaccaaagaaaaGTCACcaaagcaacaagaaaagcaCCATCTTTTTTGCCTAGTACCTAGTAATTCAAAGCATAATGCCATTATACAACTATTGTTTCAATATCTGCAAAATTAACAAGTGTCAACTCCACTTGTTGACCAGAAGATTCAATGAAACACTGATCTAGTGCTTGTTTTATgggaaatataaaaatttgcCTTTCCTCTTATGACTGTGACAGGTCTTCAAATGTGTCTAAGATACCTTTAGGCAAGATAAAAGGTCAAGAAGAACAAACAATTCAGAGCCAATTTTGTATCAGGAGTGTACAGTGTATATATGATAGATGGTACATGTTGGAAACTCACAGCATAGATGTCCTGAGGTGCTGATGTGTTTGTTCCATTGGAGCGATGgcatttaaaagtgaaattatCTTTTGCActgggaaggaaatgaaaatttttattaaaaaaggcTTCTTACTTTCATCACTGTGAACTGAGCAATTAGGATGTTTTATTAAATACTTACGGATTTGGGGGGTTGATATAATGAATAGCTACTCTCCCTTCAATACTTCCAAGAGCAAATCCAGTTGGTTTATTCACTTTGTCTTTGAAAATAGCGACACAGCGATGCTTAAttagagaaagacagaaaggagTTTTAGAGAGAGACATATTTTCCACAGGGACACAAAACTGGTATCACAGACATCAAAGCAAGGTAAAGCAAAACCACTAACAAGGTCAACAGATTGGTCAAATCCTGTTGAGAATTTGGGCAACAGTGTTTAAATTTCTAAATCCTTGTGAAGATCAGCAACAGATCAATGGCAAACCAGGTGACTGCCATGCTAAGAAAACTTGGGGTTGAAGCACTGCatgtttttacaaaaaaagtCAAGTCCAGAATGTCAACAATCTGTATAAACACAAATATTGTTTACCTGGTGTTTAAGAGGAGACTCTATTCTTCTAAATTCAGAAGGCTGGTTCTCTAACTGATAAACTATCAAACCCCTTTCTGCAGTGGCCACAGCTGCCATAGGATGAACCTGGGTAAGGTTGTAAAACAGGATGGAAGAGATGGAGGGAAATAGGAAGCAGATAAAGAACAAAGTTAATTTATTCACTTATCTTCAAACACAAGTCAGTTTTGCCCTGCCACTGAGAAATTAAACACACCAAAAATCTTTTAATTATCAGCTGGCTCTTCCAGTGTGAAGTGCAGTGGTGGTTTACAAACGTGTCCAGAACTAAGGATAGGTCAGTCCTCGTGCTGATTTTTGTGATGTTAAAAGGACACTAAGTGTGTTTTGTAGGACGAAAATCCCTATTTTCCAGGGCCTGATCAAGAAGATCAGATTGTGTTCTACTACTACAACCACACAGAGATCAAACACTAACAGTATTCAAGTACTCTCCTAGAGAAACCCCCAAAACTTATTACTGCTCCCAGTTACCCAGCTGGCACCAGTTTACCACATATCCTGACTTACCACATCTGCACAGTAACATctttcagggagctgcagtGTCATCATAGGTGTTGGTGAACGGGTATCCCAGAACTGATGGgaacagagaaataaacaaaCTTACACTCGGAGCTCCGGATACACTTAAAATTGCTACAGGAGAGAGAATATAACTGGCACCAAGTAGTGCAACTCTCTGAAGTGAGGCTATTCATTAATTATTAGAGCCTAataaagtaatttcatttcacataaatatttttatacacagATTACTAGCACACTTTGTGTCCATTTGTTCAGGTAAAAATCATACCTTCAATGTTTTATCCCAGCTTCCTGTCATCACACAGCTGTAATTTGGTGCTTTAATCCAATGGATAGTCTTCACAGGAGCATCAtgctgaagaaagaaaggacaaaCACACATGCAAAAAGCAATCGTTAGAGACTAACTCTCTTATTAAATTATAACTGGTAACTAATTCTAGTCACCATAATTACATATTCTACAAACAGACATTAACTTCTAATTTGAGCATGTAAACTGTAATTCCTGTTATTGTTGCAGCAGAAAGCTGGTATTTGTGAACTGAGCGacttcttaaaatttttttctcctctaatgCAGCAGGGTGACTTAGTGAGATCACTGCAGCGGTGGAAAGAGCTCCCTTAAGTAAAACAGAGGAAACAGGTGCAAAGGGTTTTTAAACCACTTTGATCACCTGTTCAGGTGCACTTCACTatctcaaaaatattaaaattagaaagatagcttttaataaatacagaaaaagaaaaaaaattagtactTTGGGCTTTACTTACTTGTGCAATCTGAATTGCTTGATTACTGTTGAGATCCCACATTTTGGCAGTTTTATCACAGGAAGCAGTAAATACTTTACTCCCATCCTAAACAACAAGAATAAACCCAAGAGATTAACCAGCTCTACTGGAAAACAGTCAAGCCTCATCCTCTTCTAGTAACAATGTAACATCAATGTAACATGTACAGGGATTGCaagacaaagaagaaacagaaagtcAAATTTATTTATGACTATATCATAAAAGAACAAACAGTGCTGGCTTTTATCTAGCTTTTAATACACTCCTAACTTTTAAACTAACTTTCAGCCTTCCTACATCCATGCCAGCCCATCCCATTAGGACACACTTAGTACACATTTACAGCAATTTAAGTCTACACAATAACCATGGGCTGCAGCTACATGTGGCACCCGTCTGTCTGCAAACCACACACCAATTTATTCAGACTTTGGGTAAAAAATGTACATTTGTTTTTAAGTAAGAACATACATCACTCCAGCAGGCATCTAGTACAGGCCCTGTGTGCATCTGCTGAGCCTTTGGAATTGTCTGTCCGTTATCCTGAACTTCCCAGCAGCGAACCTGTAACAGGAGAAGCAAGTGCAGATTTAACGTATTAACAGAAACTTAAGAAGACTTGTCTTGAGGACCCCGGCCTTACTTTATCCAACAAAAAGTATGGTTAGAAACACcaaagtttggttttttttcagaactagTGAAAccttattttttctgcttatgtTCCTTTTACCTGTAGAGGCAAAACAACCCTGCAACTTCAATTTCCACCTCAAGAGAACCTTGCAAACCTGTAACTCCTCATCACACTGTCCTGCATAACCCTTAACCCTCAGCAGAGCACAACAGTTAGAAAACATGCCCACGTTTgtcttccttccctgcctgagCCAGCTAGGATGTCATACTTCAAACTAAAAAAACTTACATGATAACTTAATCAAGAACCTAATctttttgggtttgtgctgccAAAGCGGGTGATTTATCAACCATGTCAAACTTAGTGCCTTGGTACCAGACATAAGCTTAGCAGTTCTTCAACAAGTTAGGTTTGCAGGTACCCTGCACAAGCTTTTAGGATCCCATTTTGCAGTTTAGGCACTTCATTCATCTGCATGTCTAACTGAGAGTACTTACATCATTTGCCCATGATCCTGCAATGAGGAAATTACCCGGCAGTGTTGGCGGACTAAATGCTAAACAAGATATGCTGTCATCAGGTGGAGATGTTACTTCAATATCCTATAAAGGACAGGAGACAGAACACAATTTGCCACATTTTAAAACTGTGAACAGAGCTCTTGTTACTTCTACAGAACGAGTCAGTAGGTTTTGCTGTGATACATGaacacacacagcagcacaggggctgaCACACGTACTTTCATCGGGTTGTGGTTATCTGCTGTCGTGCTGCCGAACATGCTGGTACCTCCGGTACCAAACCCCGACGTTGATCCGAAGAGACTCATCCTTGCCCTGCGAACGAGTAAAAGGTTGAGCCCTGCAAGGCCCTCAAGCGTGCCCAGGGCCGCAGCCAGCACACCAGCACGCCCCTGGGATATACAAATataccaaataaaataaaataaaataaaataagacacTTCTCGTTGCTGCTGGATCCTCCACACCTCCCGGCTGCCCACCCTGCCGCGGATGCCTCTCGGGCCGTGCCCTGGCAGAGCCAACCCCACCAAGCCCCTCACTGGCACCCGAAGACTGCGACACCGAGGCTGCCCCGGGAAGCCCAAACCCGAGCCCGGCCCGGGGTGCTGCCCATCCGGCGCACGCCCCAGCCGgggctccctctgcccaccCCCGAGGCCGCCGCTCCGCGGCGCTCCCTCTCCCCGGCCGGCGACACCCGGGGCGGCCCCTCAGGCGctgctgcggggccgggcgggggtgCGGGCCGGGGTCCGCCCTCACGCACCGGTGCGGGGCCCGCTCCGGCCCGGAACCAgcgacgcagcgcagcggcgaGCGCGCGACGGGCCGCGCCTCCTGCGCACGCGCCGCGAGGAGGGGCCGCGCCTGCGCCctgggcgggcggggcggggcggtcACGGGCGGTCAGGGGCGGTCAGGGAGGGGCCGGGCGGTCAGGGGCGGTCAGGGAGGGGCCGGGCGGTCAGGGGCGGTCAGGGAGGGGCCGGGCGGTCAGGGGCGGTCAGGGGCGGTcagggcggggcggggcagtcaggggcgggcggggcggggcggggcggtcAGGGGCGGTCCAGGCCCGGTCCTGTCCcgtccccgccccgccccgccccgccccgccccgccccgccccgccccgccccgccccgccccgccccgccccgccccgccccgtcAGAGGAAAAGGGTCGATCCCGTTTTCTTTCCCAGGGCGGCAGGAGACGTTGCAAgttgggtgttttttggggatGTCCCTGACCCTCCTGTggtacagctgctgctggaccaGCCCTGTGTTCCCGGGGATTACAGTGCCTGTGCACCTGGACACCAGCCATCACTACGCAGTTGTAACTCTGCCACTGTACAGTAAATAAAAAGGAC
It includes:
- the RAE1 gene encoding mRNA export factor RAE1 translates to MSLFGSTSGFGTGGTSMFGSTTADNHNPMKDIEVTSPPDDSISCLAFSPPTLPGNFLIAGSWANDVRCWEVQDNGQTIPKAQQMHTGPVLDACWSDDGSKVFTASCDKTAKMWDLNSNQAIQIAQHDAPVKTIHWIKAPNYSCVMTGSWDKTLKFWDTRSPTPMMTLQLPERCYCADVVHPMAAVATAERGLIVYQLENQPSEFRRIESPLKHQHRCVAIFKDKVNKPTGFALGSIEGRVAIHYINPPNPAKDNFTFKCHRSNGTNTSAPQDIYAVNGIAFHPVHGTLATVGSDGRFSFWDKDARTKLKTSEQLDQPISACCFNHNGNIFAYASSYDWSKGHEFYNPQKKNYIFLRNAAEELKPRNKK